From the genome of Candidatus Neomarinimicrobiota bacterium:
TTCTGGTTTCAGATAGCGTCCATCCCTGCCAGCCCTGGAATCAGCGGGAATCCCTGCTAGATACCGATCAGAGAGTAAACCCTGAGCCAGGGGGGAAAACACAATAGAGCCTACGCCATTCTTGACCAACATATCCATAAGACCAGCTTCAGGCTGACGATGGAACATATTGTATTTGGGCTGATGGATCAAACAAGGTGTTCCCATATCTCGTAAAATTTTTGCAGCCTGTCTGGTTTGTTCAGGGTTATAAGAGGAGATGCCAACATAAAGCGCCTTGCCACTACGAACGATCTGATCCAATGCTCCCATGGTTTCTTCCAGCGGGGTGCCCGTATCAGGGCGATGGTGATAAAAGATATCAACATAATCCAAACCCAACCGTTGGAGACTTTGATCAAGGCTGGCAATAAGATATTTTCGGCTACCCAGATCACCATAGGGTCCCGGCCACATGTCCCAACCTGCTTTGGTTGAAATAAGCAACTCATCGCGGTAAGCACTCAGATCGTCCTTGAGAATTTTCCCGAAAGTGCTCTCTGCGGCACCATAAGGAGGTCCGTAGTTATTCGCCAGATCAAAATGAGTGATACCCAGATCAAAAGCCCGTTGGAGCATCTGCCGGGCGTTCTTGTAATCGTCTTTTTCACCGAAATTATGCCATAAACCAAGAGAGATCTGAGGTAATTTAATACCGCTGATCCCGCATCTTTTATAGATCATTGCATCATAGCGGGTTGGTTCTGGTGTGTACATTTGAAATCTCCATTATTAGGCTAATTACCTGGCAAGATAATCTGATTCTCATCAATTCCCAATCCGTGCAATCCTGAAGAGACAACGCCGGCGTTGTCTCTTCAGGAAATAATAAACACCCCCTCAAAATAAAACCCCATGACAATGCACGGGGTTTTAATAACATATTCTTTACCGGATTTTTACCAGGGAATTGGCTTCCCGTCCCGGAAGAAACCACCGGAAGGACCATCGGGTG
Proteins encoded in this window:
- a CDS encoding aldo/keto reductase, with amino-acid sequence MYTPEPTRYDAMIYKRCGISGIKLPQISLGLWHNFGEKDDYKNARQMLQRAFDLGITHFDLANNYGPPYGAAESTFGKILKDDLSAYRDELLISTKAGWDMWPGPYGDLGSRKYLIASLDQSLQRLGLDYVDIFYHHRPDTGTPLEETMGALDQIVRSGKALYVGISSYNPEQTRQAAKILRDMGTPCLIHQPKYNMFHRQPEAGLMDMLVKNGVGSIVFSPLAQGLLSDRYLAGIPADSRAGRDGRYLKPEFIKPEMLEKVQALSGIANQRDQTMAQMAIAWVLRQKGVTSALIGASKVSQIDDAVGALKNLSFNESELSEIETILKR